Proteins encoded together in one Chitinophaga lutea window:
- a CDS encoding universal stress protein — MKKVLFLSDAFKLNSGAIDFAAYICNLRHSSLTGLFLGDSESNHRPEPVLRENIICSGIPYSDDRPLAEQKLECIQKNLARFEYACDTREIPQEHILIVDHPLERILLECRYADLLLIDPELAFSEKVSGISGQIVHHLLKDAECPVIVMPDHFEKLDEIVFAYDGSASSVFAIKQFTNTFPRLGDRKVSVITAHDDKLVPLVEKLKMKSWLEQHYSLITFHSFEGDSRSEIVKFVLGKKNIIVIMGAFGHHGWQEVFSTSHAEPLVRYISKALFLSHR; from the coding sequence ATGAAAAAGGTGCTTTTCCTCTCTGACGCGTTTAAATTGAACAGTGGCGCAATCGATTTTGCAGCATATATCTGCAACCTTCGGCACAGCAGCCTTACCGGTTTGTTCCTGGGTGATTCGGAATCGAACCACCGGCCAGAGCCAGTGCTGCGTGAAAACATTATATGCAGCGGCATTCCCTATTCAGACGACCGGCCGCTGGCGGAACAGAAACTGGAATGTATACAAAAGAACCTTGCGCGTTTCGAATACGCCTGCGATACCCGTGAAATACCACAGGAACATATACTGATCGTAGACCATCCCCTGGAAAGGATACTGCTGGAATGCCGGTATGCAGACCTGCTGCTGATAGACCCGGAACTGGCCTTTTCCGAAAAAGTGAGTGGAATTTCGGGACAAATCGTTCATCACCTGCTGAAGGATGCAGAATGCCCGGTGATCGTAATGCCGGATCATTTCGAAAAACTCGACGAAATTGTTTTCGCGTACGATGGCAGCGCGTCTTCGGTATTCGCCATCAAACAGTTTACCAATACATTTCCGCGATTGGGAGACCGGAAAGTTTCTGTGATCACCGCACATGACGACAAGCTGGTGCCACTGGTAGAGAAACTGAAAATGAAAAGCTGGCTGGAACAGCATTACTCACTCATCACATTTCACAGCTTTGAAGGAGACAGCCGCAGCGAGATCGTGAAATTCGTATTGGGCAAGAAAAATATCATTGTTATAATGGGAGCGTTCGGCCACCACGGATGGCAGGAAGTTTTCTCCACCAGTCATGCCGAACCACTGGTAAGATACATATCGAAAGCCCTTTTTCTCAGCCACCGGTGA
- the gwsS gene encoding grasp-with-spasm system SPASM domain peptide maturase, with protein sequence MEYLNIYANCRIVKGAGMSLLCDLQMRRFYHIPNDTADVLLFLQEHSIEECMAHYGEDNREAIAGYIDFVTGKELGFTDSRLLPELVPLDLSWDRYSDITNVIIEYNETLDYDAPFFRELFDLNIQGLEIRCYLTVSTAKVRELLERFNGTTLKFIKLVMPYGEGPDLREWDKLVKQYPRVRSLLIHSAPADKAEKIFDGSVPVVFFSKSINDCRACGEIRSEYFISNMELFTESQHHNTCLNRKLSIDLQGQVKNCPSMREGFGHVAQTSVREILDNPAFHRYGNIRKDDISVCKDCEFRHVCTDCRAYVEDPQDIYSKPLKCGYDPYTNTWESWSQHPMKQTAIAWYGLEAIKE encoded by the coding sequence ATGGAATACCTGAATATATACGCCAACTGCCGGATCGTGAAAGGCGCCGGTATGTCGCTGCTCTGCGACCTGCAGATGCGCCGGTTCTATCATATCCCGAACGATACGGCCGATGTGCTCTTGTTCCTGCAAGAGCACTCCATAGAGGAATGTATGGCGCACTACGGTGAAGATAACCGGGAGGCCATCGCCGGGTACATCGATTTTGTGACCGGTAAGGAACTCGGATTCACAGACAGCCGGCTGCTGCCGGAACTGGTGCCGCTGGATCTCAGCTGGGACCGGTATTCGGATATCACCAACGTTATTATCGAGTATAACGAAACGCTCGACTATGATGCTCCTTTTTTCCGGGAGCTGTTTGACCTGAATATACAGGGGCTGGAGATCAGGTGCTATCTTACGGTGAGCACGGCAAAGGTCCGTGAGCTGCTGGAGCGGTTCAACGGCACCACCCTCAAATTCATTAAACTGGTGATGCCGTATGGCGAGGGCCCTGATTTGCGGGAGTGGGATAAGCTCGTGAAACAGTACCCCCGGGTGAGATCGCTGCTGATCCATTCGGCGCCGGCGGACAAGGCGGAAAAAATATTCGACGGTTCCGTGCCGGTCGTGTTTTTCAGCAAAAGTATCAACGATTGCAGGGCCTGTGGCGAAATTCGCTCAGAGTATTTCATTTCGAACATGGAATTGTTTACCGAGAGCCAGCATCACAATACCTGCCTGAACCGGAAACTGAGCATAGACCTGCAGGGGCAGGTCAAAAATTGCCCTTCGATGCGCGAAGGCTTCGGGCATGTCGCGCAAACATCTGTCCGGGAAATACTCGACAACCCCGCGTTCCACCGTTACGGGAACATCCGTAAAGATGATATTTCGGTTTGTAAAGACTGCGAGTTCAGGCACGTTTGCACGGATTGCCGGGCCTACGTGGAAGACCCGCAGGATATCTACTCCAAACCCCTTAAATGTGGCTACGACCCGTACACCAATACCTGGGAAAGCTGGTCGCAGCACCCGATGAAGCAAACCGCCATTGCATGGTACGGCCTGGAAGCGATAAAAGAATAA
- a CDS encoding response regulator, with product MQATILVVDDARDERENISEMLEMAGYRVLTGSNGLEAVRIALENKPDLIICDIGLPKLDGFGVLHLLQRKEGTGDVPFIFLSARTERSYVRKGMEMGADDYIAKPFDPAELLHAIATRLKRSRQLQQDFTNGSSGAQLPQPAATTKELIDTLLQNRNTNKFRKNEHIYSMGNHPAYLFFVLAGVIKTCRFNDSAKQIITHIYNEGDFLGYPALLQNVPYADDAEALSDCEISLIPRSEFESLVYRNIGVMRIFLKMLTANADENDSHLLSLAYSSLRKKVAEALLFLDRKYNSRQLPGFSIDIGRDTIAALAGVTKESIIRTLAEFRDERLISVSAGSIHVTDRKKLERMIN from the coding sequence ATGCAAGCAACAATTCTGGTAGTTGACGATGCCCGGGATGAGCGGGAAAACATCTCCGAAATGCTGGAGATGGCCGGGTACCGCGTGTTAACAGGTTCCAATGGCCTGGAGGCCGTGCGTATCGCCCTGGAAAACAAACCTGATTTAATCATCTGCGATATCGGCCTTCCGAAGCTGGATGGATTTGGCGTTCTTCACCTGCTGCAACGAAAAGAAGGTACGGGTGACGTACCGTTTATTTTTTTGTCGGCCCGAACTGAGCGGTCTTATGTGAGAAAAGGCATGGAAATGGGAGCAGACGATTATATCGCAAAACCTTTCGACCCCGCCGAACTGCTGCATGCAATTGCGACGCGGTTAAAAAGAAGCAGGCAGCTGCAGCAGGATTTCACCAACGGTTCTTCCGGCGCGCAATTGCCACAACCCGCGGCTACCACTAAAGAACTGATTGATACTCTCCTACAAAACAGGAATACAAATAAATTCAGAAAAAATGAGCATATCTATTCCATGGGAAACCACCCTGCCTACCTGTTCTTCGTGCTGGCAGGGGTGATTAAGACCTGCCGGTTCAACGACAGCGCCAAACAGATCATCACACATATTTACAATGAAGGCGATTTTCTCGGGTATCCGGCATTACTCCAAAACGTTCCCTATGCTGATGACGCAGAGGCCCTTTCTGATTGTGAAATATCGCTGATCCCCCGTTCCGAATTTGAATCGCTTGTATACCGCAATATAGGGGTCATGAGGATTTTCCTGAAAATGCTGACCGCCAATGCCGACGAAAACGATTCTCACCTGCTCAGCCTGGCCTATAGCTCACTTCGTAAAAAAGTGGCCGAAGCGCTATTGTTCCTGGACAGGAAATACAATTCCCGGCAATTGCCCGGTTTCAGTATCGACATCGGGAGAGATACCATTGCGGCCCTGGCCGGTGTCACAAAAGAATCCATCATCAGAACCCTTGCTGAATTCAGGGATGAGCGCCTTATTTCCGTTTCCGCAGGGTCTATCCATGTCACCGACCGGAAAAAGCTGGAACGGATGATCAACTAA
- a CDS encoding nucleoside hydrolase, with amino-acid sequence MIRLELNSIAFFFAGMVAAYLPGADFARPAPVNNDTILVQARSPVKIIFDTDMHTDCDDAGAMAVLHALQNKGECEILAMMCSTVDPFSAPTVDAINTYYNHPDIPIGIRKGKGVLRQSRYTRGIAAEFRHDFNVAAAQEAVDLYRRILEEQPDGAVVIVTVGYLTNISELLQLPATTGRVSGMELVKRKVKKWVCMGGNFIGNPPKDDLQLGNVNFTYDSAAAYYAVHHWPTELVFAGREVCSVPSGLAIGERLAQTPANNPVRRAYELYFGGTAKNRHVADLASVLYAVRGLRDYWDIHANGYLDLHPNMTFEWKSDKDSQQAYLLKKRQPGGVPNDRYVESVLDTLLLTGPGF; translated from the coding sequence ATGATACGTCTCGAACTGAACAGTATCGCATTTTTTTTCGCCGGCATGGTAGCGGCTTATTTGCCGGGGGCGGATTTCGCCCGTCCGGCGCCGGTCAACAATGATACGATCCTGGTGCAGGCGCGGTCGCCGGTGAAGATCATCTTTGATACGGATATGCATACGGACTGCGATGATGCAGGTGCCATGGCTGTATTGCACGCGCTGCAGAACAAAGGCGAATGTGAAATTCTGGCGATGATGTGCAGTACGGTCGACCCCTTCTCGGCGCCGACGGTGGATGCTATCAATACCTATTACAACCATCCCGATATTCCGATCGGTATCCGCAAAGGCAAAGGTGTGCTGCGGCAATCCAGATACACCCGGGGCATTGCTGCCGAGTTTCGTCACGACTTCAACGTCGCCGCGGCGCAGGAAGCTGTCGACCTCTACCGCCGCATCCTGGAAGAACAACCGGATGGCGCGGTGGTGATCGTTACCGTCGGTTACCTCACCAACATCAGCGAACTGCTCCAACTCCCTGCAACAACGGGCCGCGTGAGTGGTATGGAGCTTGTGAAACGGAAGGTGAAGAAGTGGGTGTGCATGGGTGGAAATTTTATAGGCAACCCTCCGAAAGACGATCTCCAACTCGGCAATGTCAATTTTACATACGACTCGGCTGCGGCCTATTACGCCGTTCACCACTGGCCCACGGAGCTTGTCTTCGCCGGGCGCGAGGTATGCTCGGTGCCGAGCGGCCTGGCGATCGGGGAGCGCCTTGCACAGACGCCCGCCAACAACCCGGTAAGGAGGGCATATGAACTGTACTTCGGGGGAACAGCGAAAAACCGCCACGTGGCGGACCTCGCTTCGGTATTGTATGCCGTTCGCGGGTTGCGCGATTATTGGGATATTCACGCCAACGGATACCTGGATCTTCACCCGAACATGACCTTCGAATGGAAATCCGACAAGGACAGCCAGCAGGCATACCTGTTAAAAAAAAGGCAGCCCGGTGGAGTACCCAATGACCGCTATGTGGAATCGGTGCTGGACACGCTGCTGCTGACGGGACCTGGTTTTTAA
- a CDS encoding universal stress protein gives MKKIIAAVDAFSFTEDELRSYKYLANTARGELTVLFLENLFEERFSAASGRSSVEDATYDAMFAQVLETRQLTADKNKKRLIEFYRDNGDDVNVHVPRNASATECIAESRLADLLLVRNTTTLGWLHDTNPPKFVKDLLAEAECPVMVVPEVVQHIREIIFTYNGTLSSSYAIRQFSQVFDDLSEVPVEVVYVEEGDDKTLPSGDLLKDYLQHHYDRVTYRNLVGTPSAELQLIAIHHKNAVMTFGAYGRSSLSRFFHRSDADSILRTADIPLFITHL, from the coding sequence ATGAAAAAAATAATCGCAGCCGTAGATGCATTCAGTTTTACGGAAGATGAGCTCAGAAGTTATAAGTACCTGGCGAATACGGCCAGGGGCGAATTGACCGTCCTGTTCCTGGAAAATCTGTTTGAAGAGAGGTTTTCGGCAGCGTCCGGCCGGTCGTCTGTCGAAGATGCGACCTACGATGCCATGTTTGCACAGGTTCTGGAGACCCGGCAACTTACGGCCGATAAAAATAAAAAGCGGCTGATCGAGTTTTACCGGGATAATGGCGACGATGTAAATGTGCATGTACCCAGAAATGCTTCCGCGACCGAATGTATTGCCGAAAGCAGGCTTGCAGATCTGTTGCTGGTTCGCAATACGACCACTTTAGGCTGGTTGCATGACACTAATCCGCCCAAATTCGTGAAAGACCTGCTGGCCGAGGCCGAGTGCCCGGTGATGGTCGTGCCGGAAGTTGTTCAGCATATCCGGGAAATAATATTTACCTACAACGGGACACTTTCTTCGAGCTATGCGATCAGACAATTTTCGCAGGTTTTTGATGATTTGTCGGAGGTGCCGGTTGAAGTGGTATACGTGGAAGAAGGTGACGACAAAACGTTGCCGAGCGGCGATCTTTTGAAGGACTATCTTCAGCATCACTATGACAGAGTGACGTACAGGAATCTGGTCGGTACCCCGTCTGCAGAGTTACAGCTGATCGCCATCCATCATAAAAATGCCGTGATGACCTTCGGTGCTTACGGGCGAAGTAGCCTGTCGCGGTTCTTTCACCGTAGCGATGCGGATAGCATTCTCCGCACGGCTGATATTCCGTTATTTATTACGCATCTGTAA
- a CDS encoding peptidase domain-containing ABC transporter: MKLKSFPFYKQPDSKDCGPTCIRIISKHYGRLTDLQAIRTLAETTREGSSLLGLSAAAEGMGFKSLAVKIDFLTLMEEAPLPCICHWGQQHFVVVYKIKRSGGQTVVYVSDPAYGLIKYTQQEFIDGWIGKGKTERDEEGIALLLEPSPAFFEADAAEPRSRKNFSFLFGYFFRYKKLVAQLAVGLLAGSLLSLIFPFLTQSIVDIGIQNHDLNFIYLVLLAQVMLFAGRTGIEIIRSWILLHLSSRINISIVSDFFIKLMKLPISYFDTRMTGDIMQRINDHQRIEQLLTNSSLNTLFSLVNLVIFGVVLLLYDYRLFLIYLLGATLSVGWISFFLKKRRELDYKRFSQVSEEQSKVIELVNGMQEIKMHNAERQMRWGWEFMQVKLFKIQVKALSLEQWQTVGANFINQMKDIFVSFLAAKLVLDGNLTLGMMLAVQYIIGQLNGPLLQLMDFVKQTQDAKISLERLGEIHDKEDEEPAHVQAVTDIPEQDIVLNNVSYRYVGAGAPVFEQLSLRIPHRKTTAIVGASGSGKTTLLKLLMKFYEPGEGDIRIGNVQLQHISARYWRDQCGVVMQEGYVFNDTIAKNIAIGVDNIDRQQLKKAVEVACIRDFVESLPLSYNSKIGNEGIGVSGGQKQRIFIARAVYKSPEYIFFDEATSALDANTEKAIMGNLEQFLKGKTAVIIAHRLSTVKNADKIIVLDRGKVVEEGSHDELVALRKEYYRLVKNQLELGN; the protein is encoded by the coding sequence ATGAAGCTGAAGTCATTCCCATTTTACAAGCAGCCGGACAGTAAGGACTGTGGCCCTACCTGTATCAGGATCATCAGCAAGCACTATGGCAGGCTGACCGATCTGCAGGCTATCCGTACGCTGGCTGAAACGACGCGGGAGGGCAGCTCGTTGCTGGGTCTGTCTGCCGCCGCGGAGGGAATGGGTTTTAAGTCGCTCGCCGTAAAGATCGATTTTCTGACCCTCATGGAAGAAGCGCCGTTACCCTGCATCTGTCATTGGGGGCAGCAGCATTTTGTGGTGGTGTACAAGATAAAAAGGTCGGGCGGGCAAACGGTGGTGTATGTTTCCGATCCTGCTTATGGCCTGATCAAATATACCCAGCAGGAGTTTATCGACGGGTGGATAGGCAAGGGAAAGACGGAGCGGGATGAGGAAGGAATTGCCCTGTTGCTGGAGCCTTCTCCTGCATTTTTTGAAGCGGATGCGGCCGAGCCGCGCAGCAGGAAGAACTTTTCCTTCCTGTTCGGCTATTTTTTCCGGTACAAAAAACTGGTCGCCCAGCTGGCGGTCGGCCTCCTGGCCGGGAGCCTGCTGTCGCTGATCTTCCCCTTCCTCACGCAGAGCATTGTAGATATCGGTATCCAGAACCACGACCTGAACTTTATTTATCTCGTGCTCCTGGCGCAGGTGATGCTGTTTGCCGGCAGAACCGGCATCGAGATTATACGCAGCTGGATACTGTTGCATCTCTCCAGCCGGATCAATATTTCCATCGTCTCCGACTTCTTCATCAAGCTCATGAAACTGCCTATCAGCTATTTCGATACCAGGATGACGGGCGATATCATGCAGCGCATCAACGATCATCAGCGGATAGAGCAACTGCTTACCAACTCCTCCCTGAACACCCTTTTCTCCCTCGTGAACCTGGTTATTTTCGGGGTGGTGCTGCTGCTGTACGATTACCGGCTGTTCCTGATCTACCTGCTGGGGGCCACCCTGTCTGTAGGATGGATCTCTTTCTTCCTGAAGAAGAGGCGGGAACTGGACTATAAGCGGTTCTCCCAGGTGTCTGAGGAACAAAGCAAGGTGATAGAACTGGTGAATGGCATGCAGGAGATCAAAATGCACAACGCGGAGCGGCAGATGCGGTGGGGCTGGGAGTTTATGCAGGTGAAACTGTTCAAGATACAGGTGAAGGCGCTGTCGCTCGAGCAATGGCAAACGGTAGGCGCCAATTTTATCAACCAGATGAAAGACATCTTCGTCAGCTTCCTCGCGGCCAAACTGGTGCTCGACGGCAACCTGACGCTCGGCATGATGCTGGCGGTGCAGTACATCATCGGCCAGCTGAACGGCCCGCTGCTGCAGCTGATGGACTTCGTCAAACAAACGCAGGACGCCAAGATATCGCTGGAAAGGCTGGGAGAGATCCACGACAAGGAAGACGAGGAACCTGCCCATGTGCAGGCGGTGACGGACATACCGGAACAGGATATCGTACTGAACAACGTTTCATACCGGTATGTAGGGGCCGGCGCGCCGGTGTTCGAGCAACTAAGCCTTCGCATACCGCACCGTAAAACCACCGCCATTGTGGGGGCCAGTGGCAGCGGTAAAACCACGCTGCTGAAGCTGCTGATGAAATTCTACGAGCCCGGCGAGGGCGACATCAGGATCGGGAACGTACAGCTGCAGCATATTTCGGCGCGGTACTGGCGCGACCAGTGCGGGGTGGTGATGCAGGAAGGGTACGTGTTCAACGATACCATCGCCAAAAACATCGCCATCGGGGTAGACAACATTGACCGGCAGCAGCTGAAGAAGGCTGTAGAGGTGGCATGCATCAGGGATTTCGTGGAAAGCCTGCCCCTCAGCTACAACTCGAAAATCGGGAATGAAGGCATCGGCGTCAGCGGCGGGCAGAAACAACGGATTTTTATAGCCAGGGCGGTTTACAAATCACCGGAATACATATTTTTTGACGAGGCTACCAGCGCACTGGATGCGAACACCGAAAAAGCGATCATGGGCAACCTGGAACAATTCCTGAAAGGAAAAACCGCGGTGATCATCGCGCACCGCCTGTCGACCGTAAAAAACGCGGATAAGATCATCGTGCTGGACAGGGGGAAAGTGGTGGAGGAGGGCAGCCACGACGAACTGGTAGCGCTCCGGAAAGAGTATTACAGGCTTGTAAAAAATCAATTGGAACTTGGAAACTGA
- the gwsG gene encoding grasp-with-spasm system ATP-grasp peptide maturase, whose product MSPQILILSQSHLESTTDAVCQWLDHFRIPYRRVNGEDFFDFQHLGDLPGNTDTSVVWYRRKISSYPVKYSLKKDDFTTQYTLKRFLADEFNGLHSFLFYTIDRRKWLNDPISDANLNKLHVLALARKYGLRTPFTDVVTTRAAINRLLGSYPELIVKPVSECILLEDAAGGQYKMLTKTVNKAALATVPEKFFPSLVQEKIIKKFEIRTFYLDGECHSMAIFSQNNRKTQDDFRNYDNLRPNRTVPYKLPAELEHQLDLLMQSLGFRTGSIDLMADMQGNYHFLEINPEGQFGMVSYPCNYYLEKKMARLLHKNTTHEKEIHQ is encoded by the coding sequence ATGTCTCCACAGATCCTCATTTTAAGTCAGTCGCACCTGGAAAGTACTACGGATGCTGTTTGCCAGTGGCTGGATCATTTTCGCATACCTTACCGGCGCGTGAATGGAGAGGACTTTTTCGATTTCCAACACCTCGGTGATCTGCCGGGCAACACCGATACATCGGTTGTCTGGTACCGGAGAAAGATCAGCAGCTACCCGGTAAAATACAGTCTCAAAAAAGACGACTTCACTACGCAGTACACGCTGAAGCGTTTTTTGGCGGACGAATTCAACGGCCTTCATTCATTCCTGTTTTACACCATCGATCGCCGGAAGTGGCTGAACGACCCTATTTCAGATGCGAACCTGAACAAACTGCATGTGCTGGCACTGGCCCGGAAATACGGACTTCGTACGCCTTTTACGGACGTGGTGACTACCCGGGCTGCCATTAACCGCCTGCTGGGGTCTTATCCTGAACTGATCGTAAAGCCCGTTAGCGAATGCATTCTTCTTGAAGATGCTGCGGGCGGGCAGTACAAAATGCTGACCAAAACCGTCAACAAAGCCGCCCTGGCCACTGTACCGGAAAAATTCTTTCCGTCACTGGTACAGGAGAAGATCATTAAAAAATTCGAAATACGCACCTTTTACCTGGACGGGGAGTGCCATTCCATGGCTATTTTTTCCCAGAATAACCGGAAAACCCAGGACGACTTCCGGAATTACGACAACCTGCGGCCCAACAGAACGGTGCCTTACAAGCTGCCGGCTGAGCTGGAGCATCAACTGGATCTGCTGATGCAATCGCTCGGCTTCCGGACGGGGTCTATCGACCTCATGGCGGACATGCAGGGGAATTACCACTTCCTCGAAATCAATCCGGAAGGCCAGTTTGGCATGGTATCTTACCCATGCAACTATTACCTCGAAAAGAAAATGGCGCGGCTGCTCCACAAAAATACCACCCATGAAAAAGAAATTCACCAGTAA
- a CDS encoding HlyD family secretion protein produces METEKDILDTIRLHSEGVQEILTQPPHWMIRWGNTTIFLILLLILGMSYLIRYPEFLPSPVIISSRNPPEKLEARTNTRVEEIFVEDRQAVSPNQVLMVLQSTADYRDVIRLRNLIDSLDTRKLEHFPLEEVAGFKLGDIQTDYNAFAKALTEERLFTRLRPYSPDYAAAEKGLAESRNRIRTLRQQKDLEQAKYELAEREFDRYQALFKEKVVSSSELNQERMKFLQAKQNLENINITISQLEEGMLGIEKTRSGVTINAEKDRINLTSQTAQLFEQLRKSLNAWEQNYLLQSSVAGVVSFQQFLGKNQFVKAGEVLLSVMPDDKDILIGRLQVPATNSGKVKEGQKVLLKLDNYPYQEFGMVEARVKNIANAPDKDGNYYVNVVLPNGLQTSFRKTLPFDKELKGNAEIVTQDLRLIQRFFYQMRKLLRFE; encoded by the coding sequence TTGGAAACTGAAAAAGACATACTGGACACCATCCGGCTGCATTCCGAAGGCGTGCAGGAAATCCTGACGCAACCGCCGCATTGGATGATCCGCTGGGGCAATACCACCATATTTCTCATCCTGCTGCTCATTTTGGGAATGAGTTATCTCATCAGGTACCCGGAGTTTTTGCCGTCCCCCGTCATCATTTCATCCCGGAACCCGCCGGAGAAACTGGAGGCAAGGACCAATACCAGGGTGGAAGAGATATTCGTGGAAGACCGCCAGGCGGTATCCCCGAACCAGGTGCTCATGGTGCTGCAGTCCACGGCCGATTACCGGGACGTCATCCGCCTGAGAAACCTCATCGATTCGCTGGATACCCGGAAACTGGAGCATTTTCCCCTTGAAGAGGTGGCAGGGTTTAAACTGGGCGACATTCAGACGGATTATAACGCCTTTGCAAAGGCGCTCACCGAGGAACGCCTTTTTACCAGGCTGCGCCCTTATTCGCCCGACTACGCCGCGGCGGAAAAAGGCCTGGCCGAGTCGCGCAACAGGATACGCACTCTTCGGCAGCAAAAGGACCTGGAACAGGCGAAATATGAGCTGGCAGAAAGGGAGTTCGACAGGTACCAGGCGCTTTTTAAAGAAAAGGTGGTGTCTTCATCCGAATTGAACCAGGAAAGGATGAAATTTTTACAGGCGAAGCAGAACCTCGAAAACATCAACATCACCATATCGCAGCTGGAAGAAGGCATGCTCGGCATAGAGAAGACGAGGAGCGGGGTCACCATCAACGCGGAGAAAGACCGTATCAACCTGACCTCGCAGACGGCGCAGCTTTTCGAACAGCTGAGAAAATCGCTCAACGCCTGGGAGCAGAACTACCTGCTGCAATCGTCCGTGGCCGGCGTGGTGAGCTTCCAGCAGTTCCTGGGAAAGAACCAGTTTGTGAAGGCGGGAGAGGTATTGTTGTCCGTGATGCCGGACGATAAAGATATCCTCATCGGCAGGCTGCAGGTGCCCGCCACCAATTCCGGCAAGGTGAAGGAGGGGCAGAAAGTGTTGCTGAAGCTGGACAACTATCCTTACCAGGAATTCGGCATGGTGGAGGCCCGGGTGAAGAATATTGCCAATGCGCCCGATAAAGACGGCAACTATTATGTAAATGTTGTGCTCCCCAATGGCCTGCAAACCTCTTTTCGTAAAACCCTTCCCTTTGATAAAGAATTAAAAGGCAACGCGGAAATCGTTACGCAGGATTTACGGCTGATACAACGGTTCTTTTACCAGATGAGGAAGCTGTTGCGGTTTGAATAG
- a CDS encoding polysaccharide deacetylase family protein, whose translation MDSGAFFFIMTVTIGKKGYLSAREINALHQQGHTIGSHTWDHPRIQGEDSLPDANRQLRQSKATLEKITGAPVTCLAYPFGSWNEATVSQLQKAGFHLAFQLSSRRASRLPQYTIRRIMVDGRWQGQRLLAAIRQSF comes from the coding sequence CTGGATTCAGGGGCGTTTTTTTTTATAATGACCGTCACCATCGGCAAAAAAGGATACTTGTCGGCCCGTGAAATAAATGCCCTACATCAGCAGGGACATACTATCGGCAGCCATACCTGGGATCATCCGCGTATCCAGGGTGAAGATAGCCTGCCCGATGCGAACCGGCAGCTCCGTCAATCGAAAGCGACCCTGGAAAAAATTACAGGGGCACCGGTTACCTGTCTGGCCTATCCATTCGGCTCGTGGAACGAAGCGACCGTTTCACAACTTCAAAAGGCAGGTTTCCACCTCGCTTTTCAACTCTCTTCCAGGAGGGCGAGCAGACTCCCGCAATACACGATCAGGCGCATAATGGTAGATGGAAGGTGGCAGGGGCAACGCTTGCTGGCAGCTATCCGTCAGTCCTTCTAG